CGAGGTTGTGCACGAGCTCACCGAGCTCGGGACGGTCCGAAGTGGTGTAGAGCTTGCGGTCCATGCTGTCCCACAGGTTCCAGTGGGTGCCGAAGGCAGGCGGGGAGTCCGGGTAGGTCATCGGCGTGCCGACGTCCACGTGGTCCTGGTTGCCCTCCGCAGGCTTCGTGGTGACCTCCTGGCACACCGAGGCCTCGGCGCCGATCTCGCTCAGCGAGTCGGATGAGAAGGCGCGCAGGTCGTACCAGTCCTTGACGGGCTTGAACGCGGCGGCGCCGACGATGAGCACGGCGACCAGCACGCACACGCCGACGATGGCCATGCCGCGCCGGTTCTCGGAGCGCGACTGCTGGGAACGGATGGAGTCGATGACCGCCTGACGGTCGGTCTTCTTTGCCTGCTTGGCCACGGTGCTCGGTGTCTCTCGGTCGGTGGACGACGGACTGCGCTGGCAGAGTCTACGTAGTGCGCGGTGATCCGTCGCACACGCCGTCGGATCCGTCCCGCTCCCAGTCCTCGATGCGCCACCCGTGGGCGAAGCAGACGGCCGAGACGGCGGTGCGGTCGGACGCGTCGGGGAGTCGCCCGATGGCCGCCGCGAGCTCGTCGGCGTCGGCGGGCGCACCGAAGGGTGCGCGGTCCGCGTCGTCCCCGACCAGGGCGCGTACGACCGCCTCGCGCGCACCCCAGCCGAAGAGGTCCGCCCCGTCGGGGCGCACCAGCGCGACGGCGCCGGTCCCGTCCTCGCCGGGCGCCAGCACCAGGTCGGCGCGGCCGCGCACCACGGCGAGCGGGCGGCCGGACAGCTTGCCCTGGGCCAGCTCGGCGGCGCCGGCGAGCTCGTCGGCGACTGCGGGGAGGGTGACGGCGAGGGGATTGCCGTGCGGGTCGGTGCGGCCCGCGAAGTCCTCGGCCACCACGAGGCCGGCGGCCCCGATGGCGAGGTCGGTCTGGCCCTCGCGCCAGGCCCGGCCGGCCGTGTCCGTGACGACGACGGCGACGTTGGCGCCGGCGCGGTCATGGATCTCGCGACGCAGTGCGCGGGCCGAGGCGTCGGGGTCCAGCGGCAGGAGCACGATGGAGCCCGCGGCGACGTTGGAGGCGTCGACGCCGGCCGCCGCCATGGTGAGGCCGAGGCGGTGCCGGACGATGCGGGTCGCGCCGCGACGGGCGACCAGGCGCACCGACTCCTCGTCGATGGCCTCCTCGCGCCCACCCCTGCGGGTGCGCCCCTCGGCCTTGCTCACCACCTTGCTGGTCACGCAGACCACGTCGCCGTCCGCGAGGTCCGCGCCCCCGTGGAGGACGCCGAGCAGCAGGCCGGCCAGGTCGTCGCCGGCCTGCACCTCGGGGAGGCCGTCCGGGGCCCAGACCTCGAGCCGGCTCACGCGCCTGCGTCCGGGCTGGCATCCGGCACGAGCGCGACGGCGGCCGCCGCCATCGCCGCGGTCGCGTCGTGATCGGTCATCATCAGCGGCACCGCGCGGGCTGCGATGCCGGCCTCCTCGAGCCGGGGGAGCTGGTCGGCGTCGCGGCTGTCGACCAGCCACCCGTCGAGGACGCCGCCGCGCGAGCGTGCGCCGTAGTGGATCCCGACGGCCGCCGCGCTGACCTCCACGCCGATGCTGGTGAGCATCTGCCGGGCCATGCCGTGCACGTGGGAGGGACCGACGATGGGGGACAGGCCCACGACCGGGGCGGCGGTGGCACGCACGGCGTCGCGGATCCCGGGGACGCCGAGGATCGTGCCGACCGACACGACCGGGTTGGACGGCGGCAGCACCACGAGGTCGGCGCCCGCGATGGCGTCGAGCACGCCGGGGCCGGGTGTGGAGGAGTCCTGCCCCACGGCGAGGACCGCCTCCGCGGGCACTTCGGCACGCAGCCGCACCCAGTACTCCTGGAAGTGCACGACGCGGCGCCCGCTGGCGCTGTCGGGGTCCGCGATCGCGACGTGCGTCTCCACCCGGTCGTCGCTCATCGGGAGGAGTCGCACGCGGTCACCGTGGAGCGGCTCGAGCCATCGGCGGCACAGCGCCTCGGTGACCTGCGAGAGGCCGAAGCCGGCCTCGAGCATCTGGGTGCGCACGAGGTGGGTGGCGATGTCGCGGTCGCCGAGGCCGAACCACGTCGGCTCCACGCCGTACGCCTCCAGCTCGGTCTTCGCGCTCCACGTCTCCTCGCTGCGGCCCCACCCGCGCTCGACGTCGATCCCCTCCCCGAGGGTGTACATCACCGTGTCGAGGTCGGGGCAGACCTTCAGCCCGTGGATCCACCAGTCGTCGGCGGTGTTGGCCACGACGGTGACCTGGGTGTCGGCGCTCCCGCCGGGCACGGCGCCGGTGCGCAGGCCGTGGAGCAGGCCCTGGACGAACCTCGCGCCGCCGACACCTCCCGAGAGGACGGTGACACGGCGGAGCGGTGACGGTGATGATGGCATAGGAGCAGCCTGCCGGAAGGCGAACGGGTATATCAGATCCGGGCTTGACTTACGGGAACGACAGGCATGTAATTCCCACAGTGTCATTGGGTTGTTCGTAGCCGGGTCGAAAGGGCTTACCACCATGAGAGCAGAACTGTTTCTTCTCGAACCCGAGGGCGAAGAGCTCGGGTGGCAGGACCGCGCCCTGTGCGCGCAGACGGACCCCGAGGCGTTCTTCCCCGAGAAGGGTGGTTCGACCCGCGAGGCCAAGAAGGTGTGCCTGACGTGCGAGGTGCGTGACGACTGCCTCGAGTCCGCCCTGATGAACGACGAGCGCTTCGGGATCTGGGGCGGCCTGTCCGAGCGCGAGCGTCGCAAGCTGAAGAAGCGCGCGGTCTGACCGAGCGTCCCACGCCGTTTTCGGACGGTCCGGAGCGCCTCGCTAAGGTGCTCCGGTGTCTGTCACCGCGCTTCTCGTCTGCCACGACGGGGCGAGGTGGCTCCCAGCAGTTCTCGCTGGTCTGACCGGGCAGACCCTCCGGGTGGACCGCGTCGCGGTGGTCGACACCACCAGCCGCGACGACAGCCTCGACCTGGTGCGCGACGGCCTCGGCCGCGCCGGTCTGGACGGCTCACGACTCGTCGTCGACGTCGTGCCCGGCTCCACCAGCTACCCGGCCGCCGTGCGCCACGGACTCGACCTGGCCCCGGCCCTCGCGGCGGACGGTGACGTCGAGTGGGTCTGGCTGCTCCACGACGACAGCAACCCCGACCCCACGGCGCTGGCCGAGCTGCTGGCCGCGGCCGAGGAGCACCCCGACGCCGCGATCCTCGGCCCGAAGCTGCGCGAGTGGCCCTCACTGCGCCGGCTGCTCGAGGTCGGCCTGACCATCACCGGCACCGGCCACCGCGAGACCGGTCTGGAGCGGGGCGAGTACGACCAGGGCCAGCACGACGCCGTGCGCGAGGTGCTCGCGGTCAACACCGCCGGCATGCTGGTGCGGCGCGACGTGCTCGAGTCGCTGGGCGGGCTCGACGAGGAGCTGCCGATCTTCGGCAACGACATCGACTTCGGCTGGCGCGCGGCCCTCGCCGGCCACCGCACGCTCGTGGTGCCGCAGGCGGTCGTCTTCCACGCCGAGGCCGCGCACCGCGGCGTACGCCGCACGCCGCTGACCGGTCGCCACACCCACTACCAGGAGCGCCGGGCCGCGCTCCTCACGTCGCTGGCCAACGTGTCGTCGCGCCGCTTCGCCTGGCAGTACGTCCGGCTCTTCCTCGGCTCGCTGCTGCGCGTCGTGGGCTACCTCGGCGTGCGCTCGATCGGGGAGGCCCTCGACGAGCTGGCTGCGGTGCTCTCAGTGCACGGCCGGCCGCGGCAGCTGCTGGCGGCCCGTCGCCAGCGTGCCGAGCGCCGCGTGGGGGAGCCGGCAGACGTACGCCGCCTCCTGGCCCCGGCGTGGCTGCCCTACCGCCACGGCCTCGACTTCGTCACCGACCTGGCGTCCGCTGCCACCAGCCAGGCGGCCGACGTCGCCGAGCGACGACGCCTGGCCCAGGCCCCCGGCGAGCAGGCCGGGCGGGACCAGCGGCGCGGTCCGGTCGAGGACGACGAGGACGCCTACCTCACCGACACCGGCATGGTCGCCCGCTTCTTCACCAACCCGGTCGCGGTCGTGCTGGTGCTCTTCGGCGTGCTCTCGATCCTCGCCGGGCGCGAGGCGTTCGGCTCGATCGCCGGCGGCGCGCTGTCACCCGTCCCAGAGTCGGCAGGGGACTGGTGGCGACTGCACACCACCTCCTGGCACCCGCTCGGCACCGGCACCGACGTGCCCGCCCCCGCCTACGTCCTGCCCTTCGCCCTCGCCGCGTCGCTGCTGCTCGGCAGCACCGGTGCGGTGGTGTCGGGGCTGATGCTGCTGGCGGTGCCGTTCGCGGCCTGGGGCGCGTGGCGGCTGCTCAAGGTAGTCGGCCGTCTCGTCGACCCGCGCGGCCTCCCGCGCTGGCTCGTGGTGTGGGGTGCGCTGACCTACGCGCTGGTCCCGGTCACCTCGGGCGCCTGGGGCGAGGGCCGCTTCGGCACCGTCGCGGTCGCGGCGCTGCTGCCGTGGGCTGCGCACGCCGCGCTGGGCTTCGTCGACCCCGCCCGAGACCGCCGCTGGCGCGCCGCGTGGCGCACGGCGCTCCTGCTGGCCCTCGGGGCTGCCTTCGTGCCGGGCCTCTGGCTCTTCGCCCTGCTGGCGACCGCGGTCGTGCTCGGCGCGGCCGCCGTCATCTCGCCGCGGCTGCTGGGCGAGCGGGACAGCTGGGGACCGCCGGTGACCGCGGTGGCGGCGACGCCGCTGCTCCTCGCCCCGTGGCTGCTGCCGCTCGTGACGACGGGCTCCGGCTCCGGCCTGCTCCTGGAGGCGGGGCGGTTGACCGTCGACCAGGTCACCTTCGGTGGGCTGCTGACCGGCCGGCTCAACGACCTCGGCGCTCCCGACTGGCTCGGCATCGTGCTGGGTGTCCTGGCCCTCGCGGCCCTGCTCCCGCGGCGTACGCGCGTGCCGGTGGTGATCTGCTGGCTGGTCGCGCTGGCCGCGGCGCTGGTGTCGGGGGTGCTCTCCCACGACTCGCTCGACCTGCCGTCGGTGACCACGCGCCCGAGCCTGGGCCTGTTCGTGGTGATCCTCCAGGGCACCGCGATCGTCGCGGTCGCGCTGGGTGCGGACGCCTACCTGCGCCGGCTCGAGGAGCACCACCCCGCCTGGCAGCGCGGCGTCGCCGCCGCCCTGGCCGTGGTCGCGGCCGCCGTGCCGCTCGGCGGGCTGGGCTGGTGGCTGACCACCCCCGACAACGCGATGGCACGCGACGCCGAGACGACGGTGCCGGTCTACATGCAGCAGAGCTCCCTGCTGGGTCCGGAGCACGGCGTGCTCGTGGTCGACGGGTCCGTGGAGGACGGCATCACCTACCGCATCCGCCGCGAGGACGGCACCACCGTCGGCGAGGACGAGGTCCTCACGCTCACCGACGAGGACGACGACCTGACCGGCCAGGTGCAGGCCCTGGTGTCGGCTCCCACCCCGGGCGTGGTCACCGCGCTCGGCGACCGCGGCGTCGAGTACGTCGTGCTCGCCTCGCCCGCCGACGGGCGGATCTCGGCCCGCCTCGACGCCACGGCGGGCCTCGAGCAGGCCAGCGCCGAGGACCGCAGCACCCGCGCCTGGCGCGTGGACCGCCCGCTCGACGCGGCCGCGCTCGACGGTCCCGAGCCGTGGTGGCGCACCGCGCTGCTGGTCCTCCAGGGACTGGCGGTCATCGCCGCGATCGTCCTGGCAGCGCCCACGGTGCGCCAGCGCAGGGAGGGCCGAAGCCATGACTGACGCACCCACGACCGGTCGGCGCCGCGTCGCCGACGCGGCCGGTCGACGACCCTCGCCCCTGACGCTGCTCGCGGTGGCGATCCCGCTGCTGACCGTCGCCGCGCTGGCCCTCGTCCGGCCCGCGGCGGAGCCGACGACGGCGTACGCCCCCTCCGACGCGCCGCTCGACCGCTCGACCGCGGTGTGCCCGGCACGCCTGCCCGGGGCGGACGAGGTGCGTCTGGGCAGCGCCTCCCTCGCCTCCGGGGACCTGGCCGTGCGGGTCGGCCGCGACGAGCGCACGCTCACCCTGGACAACGGTGTCGCCAGCATCGAGGCGCGCGCCTCGGTCGTCGTGGACGGCGCCGGCGAGCTCGCCCCCGGTCTCGTCGTCGGGCGCTCCGGCGCCGGGTCGGCAGTGGCCTGCGACGAGCCCGCCCCCGAGCGCTGGTTCACCGGCCTGGGTGCCTCCGCCGAGCACACCTCCACCCTCACCCTGGTCAACCCCGACAAGGGCCCGGCTGTCGCCGACGTCACCGTCTGGGACGGCAGCGGGATCGTCGACGTCCCGGCGCTGCGCGGTGTGCGCGTGCCGGGAGGCCGGTCGGTCTCCTTCGACCTCGCCGAGGTGGCTCCCAACCGCGACGCCCTCGCCGCCCAGGTCCTCGTCTCCCGCGGACGGCTCTCCGCCGGGGTCGTCGACGTGCTCGACCCGGTCGGCACCGACCCGGCCGTGCGCGAGTGGCTGCCGGCGCAGGACGCCCCCGCCGCGACGTCGTACGTCGTCGGGGTGCAGGCAGCGGCCGCCGACCGGACCCTCACCCTGGCCAACCCCGGCGACAGCGAGGTCCGGGTCGCGCTGAGGCTGGTGAGCGGCGAGAGCGAGTTCGCCCCCTCGGGCGTCGAGGAGGTGACGCTCGCCCCGGCGACGGTGACCGAGGTCGACCTCGCCGGGGTGCTGCGCGGCCCGACCGCAGAGGGCGTGCAGGCACTGCGGCTCGACGCCACCGGCCCGGTAGCCGCCGCGTTGCGGACGCGGACCGCTTCCGACCTGGCGTTCTCCGTCGCCGGCCCGGTCGTCGAGGGCGACGCCGCTGTGGCCCTGCCCGCAGGCTCCAAGCGCGTCGTCGTCGCCGGTGCGGAGGCGCCGGGTGTCGTCGTGCTCCGGGCGTGGGACGCCGACGGCGAGCCGGTCGTGCGCGAGCGGCGCGTCGAGGTCGAGCCGGCGACCGCTGCGCGGCTGCGACTTCCGGACGAGGCGGTGCTGGCCGTGGTGCGGGTCGAGCGCACCGGCGCGGTCGTGTCGGTGGAGGTCGAGGACCGCGGCCTGTCGGTGCTGCCGCTGGCCGCGCTCGTGACGACCGGCCAGGTGCCGGACGTCCGACCTGCGCAGAGGTAGCCCTGCGCTAGTCGGCGTACCTCTCGTCGACCTGCCCGGGGGTGAGGTTGAGCAGCTCGGCGAGCTGCTCGACCACGACGGTGTGCACCATCGCCTCGAGCTCGTCGCGGTCGTTCGCGCGGTGCTCGACCGGGCGGCGGAAGATGACCAGCCGGGTCGGGTCCTGGCCCTTGCCACGCACGAGCGAGGAGAGCGGCACGGTGTCGTCGCCCCAGTCGTCGGGCAGCATCGGGGCGTCCTCGACGGCGTACTCCACCAGCCCGAGGTGGCGCTGCCAGCGCTCGTCGAGCGGAGTGACCACGTCGAGGACGAGCTGGTCGAAGCGCTGCCGGTCGGTGCGCAGGGCCGGCGTCCCCGCAACGGCTGGCATCACTCCGGGACCGCGCATGCCGCGGCCGCGCCGGTCGCGGGTGCGGCGGCGCGGGCGGTCGGGGCGGGCGGGGCTGACGTCGTCCACGCCGCGAGCCTAAGCGCCGCGCGTGCGTGTGGCGGGTAGCGTCGGCGCCGTGAGCCTTGCCCGTCGTTGTTCGCGTACGGCGTGTGGCCGTTCCGCGGTCAACACGCTGACCTACGTGTACGCCGACCAGACCGCCGTCCTCGGGCCGTTGGCGACCTACGCCGAGCCGCACGCCTACGACCTCTGCGACACGCACAGCGAGCGGCTCTCCGCCCCGCGCGGCTGGGAGGTCCTGCGCCTGGCTCCGGACCCCCAGGCGCAGGGGCCGAGCAGCGACGACCTGCTGGCGCTGGCCGACGCGGTCCGCGAGGCCGGCCGTCCCGCGCCGGCGCCGGTCCCGCTGCACTCGACCGACGACCCGTCCCGCGGCGCCAAGCGCGGGCACCTGCGTGTCCTGACGTCCACCGACTGACCTAGGATCGTGCGCGTGAACATCGACCCGCAGCTGCTGAGCATCATCGTCTGCCCGGCCTGCCACGGCGAGCTGTCGCCCGTGACTCACGCCGGCGCCGACGAGCTCGTCTGCCAGGGGTGCGGCAACGCCTACCCCGTCCGCGACGACATCCCCGTCCTGCTCGTCGACGAAGCCCGCAAGCCGGTCTGAGGCCGGGTCCTGACGTGGCGACCTGGTTCGACGAGGCCCGTCTCGACGACGACAGCGTGCTGGAGACCGTCGACCTGCGCCTGCGCACCCTCGCCGAGAGCGGTGCCCGGGTCCGACGTGAGGCCCACGCGGCCGCGGCGGCCACGGCCGAGGCCATCGCCCGGGGTCGCGACGAGGCCCGTCCGCGCGCGGTGATCGCCGCCGGTCCCGACTCGCGGCTGCTGCGCGCGGTCCTCGAGCCGTGGTGCCCCGTGCCCTTCGTCGCCTGGCCCAACCCCGGGCTCCCGGGCTGGGCAGGTTCGCTCGACCTCGTCGTGATGCTGGCGCCCGAGGGCAACGACCACGGGTCGGCGTCCGCGGTCGCCGAGGCCGTACGTCGCGGCGCGCAGGTGGCCGTCGCGTGCCCCGAGCGCTCGATGGTCGCCGAGCACGCCGCCGGTCGCCACGTCACGCTGCTGCCGACCGTGACCGGTGACCAGCTCGCCACGGCCGTGGTGATGCTCGACTACCTCGCCCACATCCAGCTCGGCCCCCACGCCGATGCCGAGTCGGTGGCGGAGTCGCTCGACGAGGTGGCCACCAGCTGCTCGCCGCACCGCGACCTGGCGGTCAACCCGGCCAAGATGCTGGCCATCGCGATGGCCGACACGAACCCTCTGGTCTGGGGCGGGTCCGTGCTCGCTGCCCGTGCCGCCCGTCGGCTCGCGGAGTCGCTGCGACGCACGAGCGGACGCTCCGCGATCGCGGGCGACGCCGAGCACCTGCTGCCGGTGATCGAGGCCACCCGGCCGCACGACACCTTCGCCGACCCCTTCTCCGACGAGCAGGCCGACCTGCGCCCGCTGCTGCTGGTGCTCGACGACCGCGCCGACGACCCGGTGGTCCGCGAGCAGGCGGGCGAGCTGCGGGCCGCGGCCGCGCGTCACGGCGTACGCGTCGAGACGCTGGAGACCGACGCCGACGCCGAGGTCGCGCGCTACGCCTCGCTGCTGCTGACCGGCACCTACGCCGCGGAGTACCTCCGCGTCGGCCTGGTCGACGACTAGGCCGTCGGCGGCCTCGTCAGGCTCGTCCCGAGGACGAGTGCGTCGCCGTCGTGGACGTACGCCGTCCGCTCCACCACCATCCCGAGCGTGCGGGCCACGGCCTGCGACGGTGTGTTCTCCGGGCGGATGATCGCCACGAGGTGGTCGATCCCGGCGGCGGCCGCACAGTCGCGTACGGCGGTCGCGGCCTCCGTGGCGTAGCCGTGCCGGCGCAGGTCAGGCACGACGTGGTAGCCGACCTCGACGTGGGGCTCGCCCTCCACGTCCTGCACCGTCAGGCCGCAGTCGCCGACGAACTCGCCGTCGTGGGTCTCGACCACCCACAGCCCGAACCCGTGGTCGGCGTAGTTGCGCTCCTGCCACTCGATCCAGCGCACGGCGTCGTCGCGGTCGCGGGCCGGCCGGTCCACCCGGACGGGGTCCGGCGCCGAGAGCAGCGTCGTCACGTCGTCGAGGTCGGCGATCGTCATCGGACGGAAGCGCAGGCGCGCGGTGGGCTCTGGCAGCACCGGCTCAGGCTAGTGGCCGGGTGCCGTCGGGAGCCTGCTGGTCGACGTCGGTCCACACCTCCGTGAGCTCGGCGAGGAGGCCGTCCTGGACGCTGGCGAAGCTGGCGACCACGAAGACCTGGTCCGCGCCGTCGGACCCAGCGCAGGTCACTCGCGCTCGGAGGACGCCACGGTCGTCGGCTGCGACGAGGTCCTCGAGGTGCATGCGCTCGAAGCCCGGGTAGTCGGCGTTGAGCCTGACCCACCCGTCGCGGTCGAACACCTCACCGGTGTGGACCAGCCGGCAGGTGAAGTCGGGGTGCAGCAGGTCGGCCAGGCCGGCCCAGTCGTGGGCGTCGATGACCTCGGCGAGGCGGGCGAGGAGGGCGGCAGTGTCCATGCACGGAGTGTGGCGCGCGGGACCGACAGCGCTCACTGGTCAGGTCTCGAGGCAGAACTCGTTGCCTTCCGGGTCGCGCATCACAACAAGGGCGACATCCTGGTGAACCGTCCGAGCCCCCAGTGCCACGAGCCGGTCCCGCTCGTCCGCGAGT
This sequence is a window from Nocardioides sp. S5. Protein-coding genes within it:
- a CDS encoding WhiB family transcriptional regulator; its protein translation is MRAELFLLEPEGEELGWQDRALCAQTDPEAFFPEKGGSTREAKKVCLTCEVRDDCLESALMNDERFGIWGGLSERERRKLKKRAV
- a CDS encoding metallopeptidase family protein, which encodes MDDVSPARPDRPRRRTRDRRGRGMRGPGVMPAVAGTPALRTDRQRFDQLVLDVVTPLDERWQRHLGLVEYAVEDAPMLPDDWGDDTVPLSSLVRGKGQDPTRLVIFRRPVEHRANDRDELEAMVHTVVVEQLAELLNLTPGQVDERYAD
- a CDS encoding GNAT family N-acetyltransferase codes for the protein MLPEPTARLRFRPMTIADLDDVTTLLSAPDPVRVDRPARDRDDAVRWIEWQERNYADHGFGLWVVETHDGEFVGDCGLTVQDVEGEPHVEVGYHVVPDLRRHGYATEAATAVRDCAAAAGIDHLVAIIRPENTPSQAVARTLGMVVERTAYVHDGDALVLGTSLTRPPTA
- a CDS encoding glycosyltransferase family 2 protein, with the protein product MSVTALLVCHDGARWLPAVLAGLTGQTLRVDRVAVVDTTSRDDSLDLVRDGLGRAGLDGSRLVVDVVPGSTSYPAAVRHGLDLAPALAADGDVEWVWLLHDDSNPDPTALAELLAAAEEHPDAAILGPKLREWPSLRRLLEVGLTITGTGHRETGLERGEYDQGQHDAVREVLAVNTAGMLVRRDVLESLGGLDEELPIFGNDIDFGWRAALAGHRTLVVPQAVVFHAEAAHRGVRRTPLTGRHTHYQERRAALLTSLANVSSRRFAWQYVRLFLGSLLRVVGYLGVRSIGEALDELAAVLSVHGRPRQLLAARRQRAERRVGEPADVRRLLAPAWLPYRHGLDFVTDLASAATSQAADVAERRRLAQAPGEQAGRDQRRGPVEDDEDAYLTDTGMVARFFTNPVAVVLVLFGVLSILAGREAFGSIAGGALSPVPESAGDWWRLHTTSWHPLGTGTDVPAPAYVLPFALAASLLLGSTGAVVSGLMLLAVPFAAWGAWRLLKVVGRLVDPRGLPRWLVVWGALTYALVPVTSGAWGEGRFGTVAVAALLPWAAHAALGFVDPARDRRWRAAWRTALLLALGAAFVPGLWLFALLATAVVLGAAAVISPRLLGERDSWGPPVTAVAATPLLLAPWLLPLVTTGSGSGLLLEAGRLTVDQVTFGGLLTGRLNDLGAPDWLGIVLGVLALAALLPRRTRVPVVICWLVALAAALVSGVLSHDSLDLPSVTTRPSLGLFVVILQGTAIVAVALGADAYLRRLEEHHPAWQRGVAAALAVVAAAVPLGGLGWWLTTPDNAMARDAETTVPVYMQQSSLLGPEHGVLVVDGSVEDGITYRIRREDGTTVGEDEVLTLTDEDDDLTGQVQALVSAPTPGVVTALGDRGVEYVVLASPADGRISARLDATAGLEQASAEDRSTRAWRVDRPLDAAALDGPEPWWRTALLVLQGLAVIAAIVLAAPTVRQRREGRSHD
- a CDS encoding DUF3105 domain-containing protein; the encoded protein is MAKQAKKTDRQAVIDSIRSQQSRSENRRGMAIVGVCVLVAVLIVGAAAFKPVKDWYDLRAFSSDSLSEIGAEASVCQEVTTKPAEGNQDHVDVGTPMTYPDSPPAFGTHWNLWDSMDRKLYTTSDRPELGELVHNLEHGFTVLWYDETIADDADKMDQLRGIASKLEGTTNYRDKFKAVPWTSEDGEPFPDGQHVALTHWSVGGVGETDPSKAVGVWQYCSDLSGAALDTFMTDYPYMDSPEPNAV
- a CDS encoding SIS domain-containing protein; amino-acid sequence: MATWFDEARLDDDSVLETVDLRLRTLAESGARVRREAHAAAAATAEAIARGRDEARPRAVIAAGPDSRLLRAVLEPWCPVPFVAWPNPGLPGWAGSLDLVVMLAPEGNDHGSASAVAEAVRRGAQVAVACPERSMVAEHAAGRHVTLLPTVTGDQLATAVVMLDYLAHIQLGPHADAESVAESLDEVATSCSPHRDLAVNPAKMLAIAMADTNPLVWGGSVLAARAARRLAESLRRTSGRSAIAGDAEHLLPVIEATRPHDTFADPFSDEQADLRPLLLVLDDRADDPVVREQAGELRAAAARHGVRVETLETDADAEVARYASLLLTGTYAAEYLRVGLVDD
- a CDS encoding DUF5719 family protein, with protein sequence MTDAPTTGRRRVADAAGRRPSPLTLLAVAIPLLTVAALALVRPAAEPTTAYAPSDAPLDRSTAVCPARLPGADEVRLGSASLASGDLAVRVGRDERTLTLDNGVASIEARASVVVDGAGELAPGLVVGRSGAGSAVACDEPAPERWFTGLGASAEHTSTLTLVNPDKGPAVADVTVWDGSGIVDVPALRGVRVPGGRSVSFDLAEVAPNRDALAAQVLVSRGRLSAGVVDVLDPVGTDPAVREWLPAQDAPAATSYVVGVQAAAADRTLTLANPGDSEVRVALRLVSGESEFAPSGVEEVTLAPATVTEVDLAGVLRGPTAEGVQALRLDATGPVAAALRTRTASDLAFSVAGPVVEGDAAVALPAGSKRVVVAGAEAPGVVVLRAWDADGEPVVRERRVEVEPATAARLRLPDEAVLAVVRVERTGAVVSVEVEDRGLSVLPLAALVTTGQVPDVRPAQR
- the cofD gene encoding 2-phospho-L-lactate transferase; translation: MPSSPSPLRRVTVLSGGVGGARFVQGLLHGLRTGAVPGGSADTQVTVVANTADDWWIHGLKVCPDLDTVMYTLGEGIDVERGWGRSEETWSAKTELEAYGVEPTWFGLGDRDIATHLVRTQMLEAGFGLSQVTEALCRRWLEPLHGDRVRLLPMSDDRVETHVAIADPDSASGRRVVHFQEYWVRLRAEVPAEAVLAVGQDSSTPGPGVLDAIAGADLVVLPPSNPVVSVGTILGVPGIRDAVRATAAPVVGLSPIVGPSHVHGMARQMLTSIGVEVSAAAVGIHYGARSRGGVLDGWLVDSRDADQLPRLEEAGIAARAVPLMMTDHDATAAMAAAAVALVPDASPDAGA
- the cofE gene encoding coenzyme F420-0:L-glutamate ligase, with product MSRLEVWAPDGLPEVQAGDDLAGLLLGVLHGGADLADGDVVCVTSKVVSKAEGRTRRGGREEAIDEESVRLVARRGATRIVRHRLGLTMAAAGVDASNVAAGSIVLLPLDPDASARALRREIHDRAGANVAVVVTDTAGRAWREGQTDLAIGAAGLVVAEDFAGRTDPHGNPLAVTLPAVADELAGAAELAQGKLSGRPLAVVRGRADLVLAPGEDGTGAVALVRPDGADLFGWGAREAVVRALVGDDADRAPFGAPADADELAAAIGRLPDASDRTAVSAVCFAHGWRIEDWERDGSDGVCDGSPRTT
- a CDS encoding nuclear transport factor 2 family protein, whose translation is MDTAALLARLAEVIDAHDWAGLADLLHPDFTCRLVHTGEVFDRDGWVRLNADYPGFERMHLEDLVAADDRGVLRARVTCAGSDGADQVFVVASFASVQDGLLAELTEVWTDVDQQAPDGTRPLA
- a CDS encoding Trm112 family protein: MDPQLLSIIVCPACHGELSPVTHAGADELVCQGCGNAYPVRDDIPVLLVDEARKPV
- a CDS encoding DUF3499 domain-containing protein; the protein is MSLARRCSRTACGRSAVNTLTYVYADQTAVLGPLATYAEPHAYDLCDTHSERLSAPRGWEVLRLAPDPQAQGPSSDDLLALADAVREAGRPAPAPVPLHSTDDPSRGAKRGHLRVLTSTD